In Morganella morganii, the following are encoded in one genomic region:
- the rph gene encoding ribonuclease PH, giving the protein MSQSSRPAGRGTDQVRPITITRHYTKHAEGSVLVEFGDTKVLCNASVEEGVPRFLKGQGQGWITAEYGMLPRATNSRNAREAARGKQTGRTMEIQRLIARSLRAAVDLTKLGEFTITLDCDVIQADGGTRTAAISGACVALADALNQMVAKGQLKASPLKSMVAAVSVGIVDGEPRCDLEYVEDSAAETDMNVVMIDDGRMIEVQGTAEGAPFSHDELLSLLALARGGLETIFSAQKAALEN; this is encoded by the coding sequence ATGAGTCAGTCATCACGTCCCGCTGGCCGGGGAACAGACCAGGTGCGTCCTATTACTATCACCCGTCATTATACCAAACATGCCGAAGGCTCTGTGCTGGTCGAGTTCGGTGACACTAAAGTGTTATGTAATGCCTCCGTTGAAGAAGGTGTACCGCGTTTCCTGAAAGGTCAGGGACAGGGCTGGATCACAGCCGAATACGGCATGCTGCCGCGCGCAACCAATTCCCGTAATGCCCGCGAGGCCGCCCGTGGCAAACAGACCGGCCGCACAATGGAAATCCAGCGCCTGATCGCACGTTCACTGCGTGCTGCGGTTGATCTGACCAAACTGGGCGAGTTCACCATCACCCTCGACTGTGATGTTATCCAGGCTGACGGCGGTACCCGTACCGCTGCGATCAGTGGCGCCTGTGTGGCACTGGCTGATGCCCTGAATCAGATGGTCGCGAAAGGTCAGCTGAAAGCCAGCCCGCTGAAATCCATGGTTGCCGCCGTTTCTGTCGGTATCGTGGACGGCGAGCCGCGTTGTGATCTGGAATATGTCGAGGATTCTGCGGCAGAAACCGATATGAATGTGGTCATGATTGATGACGGACGGATGATTGAAGTCCAGGGTACGGCAGAAGGTGCGCCGTTCAGTCATGATGAGTTGTTGTCGTTACTGGCCCTCGCAAGAGGCGGGCTGGAAACCATTTTCTCCGCTCAGAAGGCGGCATTAGAAAATTAA
- the slmA gene encoding nucleoid occlusion factor SlmA: MAESTKKKNRREEILQALALMLESSDGSQRITTAKLAASVGVSEAALYRHFSSKTKMFDSLIVFIEDSLISRINLILQDEKETISRIKLILMLILGFSEKNPGLTRIMTGHALMFEQDKLQSRINQLYERIEAQLRQVLKEKRIRDGSGFTYDESLLASQLLAFCEGMLSRFVRSEFKYRPTQEFEARWPLILAQLQ; this comes from the coding sequence ATGGCAGAAAGTACAAAAAAGAAGAACAGGCGCGAGGAGATCCTGCAGGCGCTTGCGCTGATGCTTGAGTCCAGTGACGGCAGTCAGCGTATAACAACCGCCAAACTTGCCGCCAGTGTGGGTGTTTCAGAAGCAGCGCTCTATCGTCATTTTTCCAGCAAAACAAAAATGTTCGACAGCCTGATCGTATTTATTGAGGACTCACTGATTTCGCGGATAAACCTCATCCTTCAGGATGAAAAAGAGACTATCTCGCGGATAAAACTGATTCTGATGCTGATTCTGGGATTCTCGGAAAAGAACCCCGGCCTGACCCGTATCATGACCGGTCACGCACTGATGTTTGAGCAGGATAAATTACAGAGCAGAATTAATCAGTTGTATGAACGAATCGAAGCTCAGTTGCGTCAGGTCTTAAAAGAAAAGCGGATCCGTGACGGCAGCGGTTTTACTTATGACGAAAGCCTGTTAGCATCTCAGTTGCTCGCCTTTTGCGAAGGCATGCTGTCCCGTTTTGTACGCTCAGAATTTAAGTACCGGCCAACACAGGAATTTGAAGCCCGCTGGCCGCTGATCCTTGCACAACTTCAGTAA
- the pyrE gene encoding orotate phosphoribosyltransferase → MKAYQREFIELAMKKQVLKFGEFTLKSGRKSPYFFNAGLFNTGRDLALLGRFYAAALCDSGVQYDVLFGPAYKGIPIATTTAVALAEHHDLDMPYCFNRKEAKDHGEGGTLVGSPLSGRIVVVDDVITAGTAIRESMEIIRQNNASLTGVMLSLDRQEKGKGELSAVQEVERDYGCQVFSIITLNDLISYLAEDPQMDSHLQAVRAYREQYGIEI, encoded by the coding sequence ATGAAAGCTTATCAGCGCGAATTTATTGAACTTGCGATGAAAAAACAGGTACTGAAATTTGGTGAATTTACGCTGAAATCCGGCCGGAAAAGCCCGTATTTCTTCAATGCCGGGTTATTCAATACAGGGCGGGATTTGGCACTGCTCGGACGCTTTTATGCGGCAGCATTATGCGACAGCGGCGTACAGTATGATGTCCTGTTCGGGCCTGCCTACAAGGGTATTCCGATTGCAACGACGACAGCCGTCGCACTGGCCGAGCATCATGATCTTGATATGCCGTACTGTTTTAACCGTAAGGAAGCCAAAGATCACGGGGAAGGCGGAACATTGGTCGGCAGCCCGCTGAGCGGACGGATTGTGGTGGTGGATGATGTGATCACCGCCGGAACGGCGATCCGTGAGTCGATGGAAATCATCAGACAAAACAATGCTTCGCTTACCGGTGTGATGCTGAGTCTTGATCGTCAGGAAAAAGGCAAAGGCGAGTTATCCGCCGTCCAGGAAGTGGAGCGCGATTACGGTTGTCAGGTATTTTCCATTATCACACTGAATGATTTAATCAGCTATCTGGCGGAAGATCCGCAGATGGACAGCCATTTACAGGCTGTACGGGCTTACCGTGAGCAGTACGGGATTGAGATCTGA
- the radC gene encoding RadC family protein: MDNITGNTALMPREKLIAYGASVLSDSELLAIFLRTGTRERPVRQFAEYLLDVFGSLHRLLTAGYEEFKPLPGIGDSKFCQMQAIVELSRRYFSSQFQETQFLSSACTVKAYLNQRMAGQEREVFAVLFLNNQNQLIRYEEMFSGTVNCVEVHPREILRLALKVNAVSVILAHNHPSGNENPSRADRLLTKKIVQACELVGINVLDHLIIGKFNMFSFAEHELI; encoded by the coding sequence ATGGATAACATAACCGGAAATACGGCACTGATGCCGAGAGAAAAACTGATTGCTTACGGGGCATCTGTTCTGAGTGATTCAGAACTGCTGGCTATTTTTTTGCGTACCGGTACCCGTGAGCGGCCGGTGCGGCAGTTTGCGGAGTATCTGCTGGACGTCTTCGGGTCACTGCACCGGTTGCTGACAGCAGGGTATGAGGAGTTTAAGCCTCTGCCCGGGATAGGGGACAGTAAGTTTTGCCAGATGCAGGCGATTGTCGAGTTGTCCAGGCGCTATTTCAGCAGTCAGTTTCAGGAAACGCAATTTCTCAGCAGTGCCTGTACTGTAAAGGCGTATCTTAACCAGCGGATGGCCGGGCAGGAGCGGGAAGTCTTTGCAGTACTTTTTCTCAATAATCAGAACCAACTTATACGTTACGAGGAGATGTTTTCAGGGACGGTAAACTGTGTGGAAGTACATCCCAGAGAGATTTTGCGCCTGGCGCTCAAAGTGAATGCAGTTTCTGTGATTCTGGCGCATAATCACCCCTCCGGTAACGAAAACCCCAGCCGGGCTGACCGTCTGCTGACAAAAAAAATTGTTCAGGCATGTGAGTTGGTGGGGATTAACGTGTTGGATCACCTGATTATCGGGAAATTCAATATGTTTTCGTTTGCAGAACACGAGCTGATCTGA
- the coaBC gene encoding bifunctional phosphopantothenoylcysteine decarboxylase/phosphopantothenate--cysteine ligase CoaBC translates to MSELTGKQIVLGISGGIAAYKAPEIVRRLRDRGAVVRVAMTPAATAFITPLTLQAVSGFPVAESVLDPAAEAAMGHIELGKWADLIILAPATADLIARLSAGMANDLVTTICLASDATIAVSPAMNQQMYRAQTTQENLAHLEQLGFAVWGPDSGSQACGDVGPGRMLDPSEIVSRAEQHFRKKQDMSGIRLAITAGPTREALDPVRFISNHSSGKMGFAIAAAAAARGADVTLIAGPVTLPTPAGVKRIDVSSACEMNDAAQKTAPQQDIFIGCAAVADYRAKAVAPEKIKKQGDEITFTMVKNPDVIAGVGALEKNRPFVIGFAAETQNVEEYARGKLVKKQLDMICANDVSVENQGFNSDNNALHLYWHTGDISLPNMSKSELSHHLLDEILKHYDQKNRH, encoded by the coding sequence ATGTCCGAACTGACAGGAAAACAGATAGTTCTGGGTATCAGTGGTGGTATCGCAGCCTATAAAGCCCCTGAGATTGTCCGCCGTCTGCGTGACCGGGGTGCGGTTGTCCGTGTCGCCATGACACCTGCGGCAACCGCATTTATCACCCCGCTGACACTCCAGGCCGTTTCCGGCTTCCCGGTGGCCGAAAGCGTTCTTGACCCGGCTGCAGAAGCGGCAATGGGTCATATTGAGCTGGGGAAATGGGCGGATCTCATTATTCTCGCGCCCGCCACGGCTGACCTGATTGCCCGCCTGAGCGCCGGCATGGCAAATGACCTGGTCACCACTATCTGCCTGGCATCTGATGCCACTATTGCCGTTTCACCGGCCATGAACCAGCAGATGTACCGCGCACAGACCACTCAGGAAAATCTCGCGCACCTGGAACAGCTCGGTTTTGCGGTCTGGGGACCGGACAGCGGCAGCCAGGCCTGCGGTGATGTTGGTCCGGGACGCATGCTGGATCCGTCAGAGATAGTCTCACGGGCAGAACAGCACTTCCGTAAAAAACAGGATATGTCCGGCATCCGTCTGGCCATTACCGCCGGGCCGACGCGCGAAGCACTCGACCCGGTGCGTTTTATCAGCAATCACAGCTCCGGCAAAATGGGTTTTGCCATTGCAGCGGCTGCCGCAGCACGCGGCGCGGATGTCACACTGATTGCCGGGCCTGTCACACTACCGACACCAGCGGGTGTTAAACGTATTGATGTCAGCAGTGCCTGTGAAATGAATGATGCCGCACAGAAAACAGCCCCGCAGCAGGATATTTTTATCGGCTGTGCTGCCGTCGCGGATTACCGCGCCAAAGCGGTTGCGCCTGAGAAAATTAAAAAACAGGGCGACGAAATCACCTTCACGATGGTGAAAAATCCGGATGTGATCGCCGGTGTCGGTGCACTGGAAAAAAACCGGCCATTTGTGATTGGATTTGCAGCTGAAACCCAAAATGTGGAAGAATACGCGCGCGGCAAGTTGGTGAAAAAGCAGCTCGATATGATTTGCGCCAATGACGTTTCTGTTGAAAACCAAGGCTTTAACAGTGATAACAATGCCCTGCATCTGTACTGGCATACCGGCGATATCAGCTTACCGAACATGAGCAAATCCGAGCTCAGCCACCATTTACTGGACGAAATACTGAAACACTATGACCAAAAAAATCGACATTAA
- a CDS encoding YicC/YloC family endoribonuclease, whose amino-acid sequence MIRSMTAFARQEVKRPWGTAAWELRSVNQRYLETYIRLPEQLRSLEPVIRERLRQRLTRGKVECNLRFDLSSNAQSGLNMNEDLAKQLVAAANWVKNYSHEGEINPLEILRWPGVMSAQEQDLDTISEELLAALDNTITAFIDAREREGAALKTLIEQRLDGVTEEVRKVRAQMPDILLWQRERLQSKLDDAQIQVDPNRLEQELILLAQRIDVAEELDRLDAHVKETHNILKKKEAVGRRLDFMMQEFNRESNTLASKSINADITSSAIELKVLIEQMREQIQNIE is encoded by the coding sequence ATGATCCGTAGTATGACCGCGTTTGCCCGTCAGGAAGTCAAACGCCCGTGGGGCACTGCCGCATGGGAACTCCGCTCTGTTAACCAGCGCTACCTTGAAACCTACATCCGCCTGCCGGAACAGCTCCGCAGCCTGGAGCCGGTGATCCGCGAGCGTCTGCGTCAGCGTCTGACCCGTGGTAAAGTTGAGTGTAACCTCCGCTTTGACCTGAGCAGTAACGCGCAAAGCGGGCTGAATATGAATGAAGACCTGGCAAAACAGCTGGTTGCTGCCGCAAACTGGGTTAAAAACTACAGTCACGAAGGGGAAATCAATCCGCTGGAAATTCTGCGCTGGCCGGGTGTGATGTCCGCACAGGAGCAGGATCTGGACACCATCAGTGAAGAACTGCTGGCCGCTCTCGATAACACCATCACCGCCTTTATCGATGCCCGCGAACGTGAAGGTGCGGCACTGAAGACCTTAATCGAACAGCGCCTCGACGGTGTAACCGAAGAAGTCCGCAAAGTCCGTGCACAGATGCCGGATATCCTGTTATGGCAGCGTGAGCGCCTGCAGAGCAAACTGGATGACGCACAGATTCAGGTCGATCCGAACCGCCTCGAGCAGGAACTGATCCTGCTGGCACAGCGCATTGACGTGGCGGAAGAGTTAGATCGCCTCGATGCCCATGTGAAAGAAACCCATAATATCCTGAAGAAGAAAGAGGCCGTCGGCCGCCGTCTGGACTTTATGATGCAGGAGTTCAACCGCGAATCGAACACCCTCGCCTCAAAATCCATCAATGCCGATATCACCAGTTCAGCGATTGAACTGAAAGTGCTGATTGAGCAGATGCGTGAGCAAATTCAGAATATTGAGTAA
- the dut gene encoding dUTP diphosphatase has product MTKKIDIKILDPRIGGEFPLPAYATPGSAGLDLRACLDEATELKPGQTLLLPTGLAVHIADPSLAAMVLPRSGLGHKHGVVLGNLVGLIDSDYQGQLMVSVWNRGDTTFTIEPGERIAQMIIVPVVQAEFNIVEEFTESERGAGGFGHSGRQ; this is encoded by the coding sequence ATGACCAAAAAAATCGACATTAAGATTCTTGATCCGCGCATCGGCGGGGAATTTCCGTTACCGGCCTACGCCACGCCGGGTTCTGCGGGTCTGGACTTACGTGCCTGCCTGGATGAAGCCACTGAACTGAAGCCGGGCCAGACACTGTTACTGCCGACCGGCCTTGCCGTCCATATTGCAGACCCGTCCCTGGCGGCAATGGTACTGCCGCGTTCCGGCCTCGGCCACAAACATGGCGTGGTTCTCGGCAACCTGGTGGGCTTAATCGACTCTGATTATCAGGGACAACTGATGGTATCCGTCTGGAACCGTGGCGACACCACCTTCACGATTGAACCGGGCGAACGTATCGCACAGATGATTATCGTTCCTGTTGTTCAGGCTGAATTCAATATTGTTGAAGAATTTACCGAAAGCGAGCGCGGAGCCGGCGGATTTGGCCATTCAGGCCGTCAATAA